One segment of Belonocnema kinseyi isolate 2016_QV_RU_SX_M_011 chromosome 7, B_treatae_v1, whole genome shotgun sequence DNA contains the following:
- the LOC117176705 gene encoding myoblast determination protein 1 homolog — MMTFMTDVGSYQYESYDTYHHHHRRQFYSSSDAAYLQRYVSERDREEQTRTASADSSLASTGSVNSVDCRHEHLRSQSRYLPDSDDASSIVSADASADLGSPSADGEETTESETVEHVPLPHVLDAGSPHGPRRCLLWACKACKKKTVTVDRRKAATLRERRRLRKVNEAFEVLKRRTSNNPNQRLPKVEILRNAIEYIESLEAILQGNRTPGQNHESMENMVS, encoded by the exons ATGATGACCTTCATGACAGACGTAGGATCTTACCAGTACGAGTCGTATGATACTTATCATCACCATCATAGACGACAATTTTACTCGTCGAGTGATGCTGCATATTTGCAGAGATACGTGTCTGAGAGAGATAGGGAGGAGCAAACGAGAACCGCAAGTGCTGATAGCAGTTTGGCATCAACCGGAAGTGTCAACTCAGTGGATTGCCGCCACGAGCATCTCAG ATCCCAATCTCGTTATTTACCTGATTCGGATGATGCATCCTCGATAGTGTCGGCAGATGCGTCGGCAGATTTGGGATCACCATCAGCAGATGGTGAGGAAACGACAGAAAGCGAAACGGTGGAACATGTGCCGCTTCCTCACGTTCTGGACGCTGGCTCACCCCATGGCCCACGAAGATGCCTCCTCTGGGCTTGCAAGGCTTGCAAAAAGAAAACGGTCACGGTTGATCGAAGAAAGGCGGCCACTCTCAGAGAAAGAAGGCGACTCAGGAAA GTGAATGAAGCTTTTGAAGTGTTGAAGAGGAGAACCAGCAACAATCCTAATCAACGTCTACCAAAAGTAGAGATTTTACGAAACGCTATAGAATATATTGAAAGTCTTGAAGCAATATTGCAAGGTAATCGAACGCCAGGACAGAATCACGAGTCGATGGAGAATATGGTGAGCTGA